From Rhodococcus sp. B7740, one genomic window encodes:
- a CDS encoding decaprenylphospho-beta-D-erythro-pentofuranosid-2-ulose 2-reductase, with translation MTIDAVGNPQTILVLGGTSEIGLAITEEYLSKSPARVILAALPNDPLRESAVAQLNAKGAKSVDVIDFDALDTASHPKVIDAAWAKGDVDVAIVAFAVDFDAEQLWQDQRKAVLAANINYTASVSVGVLLGEKMKAQAYGRIIVMSSVAGERVRRSNFVYGSTKAGLDGFYLGLGEALREFGPRVTVVRPGMVRTKFSAHVKEAPMTVDKEVIAKLAVNASRKGTPLIWTPAPWRLVMMVLRHVPRPIFRKLPI, from the coding sequence GTGACGATAGACGCCGTAGGTAACCCCCAGACGATTCTCGTTCTGGGTGGCACCAGCGAGATCGGTCTCGCGATCACCGAGGAGTACCTGTCGAAGTCGCCGGCACGTGTCATCCTCGCCGCGCTGCCGAACGATCCACTGCGTGAGAGCGCCGTCGCACAGCTGAACGCCAAGGGCGCGAAGTCCGTCGACGTCATCGACTTCGACGCACTCGACACCGCATCGCACCCGAAGGTCATCGACGCCGCCTGGGCCAAGGGTGACGTCGATGTCGCCATCGTCGCCTTCGCCGTCGACTTCGATGCCGAGCAGCTCTGGCAGGACCAGCGCAAGGCCGTCCTCGCCGCGAACATCAACTACACCGCTTCGGTGTCGGTCGGCGTGCTGCTGGGCGAGAAGATGAAGGCGCAGGCCTACGGCCGCATCATCGTCATGTCCTCGGTGGCGGGCGAGCGGGTACGACGCTCCAACTTCGTCTACGGCTCCACCAAGGCCGGACTCGACGGCTTCTACCTCGGACTCGGAGAAGCGTTGCGCGAGTTCGGACCTCGGGTCACCGTCGTTCGTCCGGGCATGGTGCGCACCAAGTTCAGCGCGCACGTCAAGGAAGCCCCGATGACCGTCGACAAGGAGGTCATCGCCAAGCTCGCGGTGAACGCGTCACGCAAGGGCACTCCCCTCATCTGGACTCCCGCGCCGTGGCGTCTGGTGATGATGGTGCTGCGGCACGTGCCGCGGCCGATCTTCCGCAAGCTGCCCATCTGA
- a CDS encoding galactan 5-O-arabinofuranosyltransferase, translating into MTIGVAPARRTASAVGEIALGALFAVVVATVGLYAFSLVQWPAFNSSNVTRAITTLGQVVAAALFAASIYLYRIHKWPWIARLAAWVGLSGFVTVTLGMPLAATKLYLFGISVDQEFRTEYLTRLTDSASLRDMTYADIPPFYPAGWFWLGGRVGNILGMDGWEVFKPYAIGLLAVTAVVSFVLWKALIRADWAVAVSAVTTALVVAHASPEAYSAVIVMLFAPALVLAWGALHRSASGGWGAVVGTGLFLGLAATFYTLYLGLAAFTVVLMALFAAVLAYRERKSWNVLVPIAIKVAAIAAISGLIAATVWLPYLIEFLRGAPSTSGTALHYLPEAGATLPFPMFEFSLMGGLCLIGTVWVAVRFSSSRRAQALGVGVVSIYLWTLLSMAATAAGTTLLSFRLEAVLIALLGSAGVFGFLEGSHAIYQAINEPPKFRIAAVVVAAIGAMTYAQNIPQVLQTEITVAYSDTDGDGNRADMRPPSAVSYYREVDEALTEQTQRPRDETVVLTADTSFLSYYPYFGFQGLTSHYANPLAQFDQRADAIEQWTELETPDQLIDALESSPWRAPDAFLFRRSADGYTLRLAEDVYPNDPNVRRYTVTFPEALFEDPRFTVTDIGPFALVVRTA; encoded by the coding sequence ATGACAATCGGGGTTGCACCGGCTCGCAGAACCGCTTCTGCCGTCGGGGAGATCGCTCTCGGTGCGCTTTTCGCAGTCGTGGTGGCGACGGTCGGGTTGTACGCCTTCTCACTGGTTCAGTGGCCGGCGTTCAACTCGTCCAACGTCACCCGCGCGATCACGACGCTCGGGCAGGTGGTTGCCGCAGCACTGTTCGCCGCGTCGATCTACCTGTACCGAATTCACAAGTGGCCGTGGATCGCTCGACTCGCCGCATGGGTCGGGCTGAGCGGTTTCGTCACCGTCACCCTCGGGATGCCGCTGGCTGCAACCAAGCTCTACCTGTTCGGCATCTCCGTCGACCAGGAGTTTCGCACCGAATACCTGACTCGGCTGACGGATTCGGCGTCGTTGCGGGACATGACGTACGCCGACATCCCGCCGTTCTACCCCGCCGGCTGGTTCTGGCTCGGCGGACGCGTCGGCAACATCCTGGGCATGGACGGCTGGGAAGTGTTCAAGCCCTACGCAATCGGGCTGCTGGCCGTCACCGCCGTCGTGTCGTTCGTGCTGTGGAAGGCGCTCATCCGAGCCGACTGGGCTGTCGCCGTCAGCGCCGTCACCACCGCACTCGTCGTCGCCCACGCCTCCCCCGAGGCATACAGCGCCGTGATCGTGATGCTCTTCGCTCCGGCACTGGTTCTCGCGTGGGGAGCGCTGCACCGAAGCGCATCGGGTGGGTGGGGCGCGGTGGTCGGCACCGGACTCTTCCTCGGTCTGGCCGCGACGTTCTACACGCTGTACCTCGGTTTGGCGGCGTTCACCGTCGTACTCATGGCACTGTTCGCCGCGGTCCTCGCATATCGCGAGCGGAAGTCCTGGAACGTCCTGGTTCCCATCGCGATCAAGGTCGCCGCGATCGCAGCGATCTCGGGCCTCATCGCCGCGACCGTGTGGCTGCCCTACCTGATCGAATTCCTGCGCGGTGCGCCGTCCACGTCGGGCACGGCGTTGCACTACCTGCCCGAAGCCGGTGCGACACTTCCCTTCCCGATGTTCGAGTTCTCCCTGATGGGCGGACTGTGCCTCATCGGCACGGTGTGGGTCGCGGTGCGTTTCTCGTCCTCACGCCGGGCACAGGCACTCGGCGTCGGCGTCGTATCGATCTACCTGTGGACTCTGCTGTCCATGGCCGCCACTGCTGCGGGCACCACCCTGCTCTCGTTCCGCCTCGAAGCAGTCCTGATCGCATTGCTCGGCAGCGCAGGCGTTTTCGGCTTCCTCGAAGGCAGCCACGCGATCTACCAAGCCATCAACGAGCCACCCAAGTTCCGCATCGCGGCCGTCGTCGTAGCGGCCATCGGTGCCATGACCTACGCGCAGAACATCCCCCAGGTACTGCAGACCGAGATCACCGTCGCCTACTCCGACACCGACGGTGACGGCAACCGCGCCGACATGCGCCCACCGAGCGCGGTCTCGTACTACCGCGAGGTCGACGAAGCCTTGACCGAGCAGACCCAGCGTCCGCGCGACGAAACCGTCGTACTGACCGCGGACACCTCGTTCCTCAGCTACTACCCGTACTTCGGCTTCCAAGGACTGACCTCTCACTACGCCAACCCGCTGGCGCAGTTCGATCAGCGAGCCGACGCCATCGAGCAATGGACCGAACTCGAGACACCCGATCAGTTGATCGACGCGCTGGAGAGCAGCCCGTGGCGGGCACCGGACGCATTCCTGTTCCGGCGCAGTGCCGACGGCTACACCCTGCGCCTGGCCGAGGACGTCTACCCCAACGATCCGAACGTGCGCCGCTACACCGTCACCTTCCCTGAGGCGCTGTTCGAGGATCCACGCTTCACCGTGACCGACATCGGCCCCTTCGCGCTGGTGGTGCGCACTGCATGA